In Neofelis nebulosa isolate mNeoNeb1 chromosome 10, mNeoNeb1.pri, whole genome shotgun sequence, one DNA window encodes the following:
- the SCN4B gene encoding sodium channel subunit beta-4 isoform X1, with amino-acid sequence MPGARDRGAAPARWLGTGLLGLFLLPVSLSLEVSVGKATTIYAVNGTEILLPCTFSSCFGFQDLYFWWSYNSSDTFRTIIDGTVKNEKSDPKVKSKDDDRITLEGSTKEKMNNISILLRNLEFSDTGKYTCHVRNPKEKNIHHQATITLQVVDKLEEVDNTVTLIILGVVGGVIGLLICILLLKKFIAFVIKKTQEKKKECLMSSSGNDNTENGLPGSKAEEKAPTKV; translated from the exons GTCTCTTCCTGCTCCCCGTGTCCCTGTCGCTGGAGGTGTCCGTGGGAAAAGCCACCACCATCTACGCCGTCAACGGCACGGAGATCTTGCTGCCCTGCAcgttctccagctgctttggttTCCAGGACCTCTACTTCTGGTGGTCGTACAACAGCAGCGACACATTCAGGACT ATCATAGACGGGACAGTGAAGAATGAGAAGTCTGACCCCAAGGTGAAGTCAAAAGACGATGATCGCATCACTCTGGAGGGCTCCACTAAGGAGAAGATGAACAACATTTCCATTCTGCTGAGGAACCTAGAATTCAGCGACACGGGCAAATACACCTGTCATGTGAGGAACCccaaggagaaaaatattcatcACCAGGCCACCATCACCCTCCAAGTCGTCGATAAAC TGGAAGAAGTGGACAACACGGTGACCCTCATCATCTTGGGCGTCGTGGGCGGGGTCATCGGGCTCCTCATCTGCATTCTGTTGCTCAAGAAGTTCATCGCCTTCGTCATCAAGAAGACTCAGGAGAAAAA gaaAGAGTGCCTCATGAGTTCCTCAGGGAATGATAACACAGAGAATGGGTTACCTGGCTCTAAGGCGGAAGAGAAAGCACCAACCAAAGTGTGA
- the SCN4B gene encoding sodium channel subunit beta-4 isoform X2, with the protein MNNISILLRNLEFSDTGKYTCHVRNPKEKNIHHQATITLQVVDKLEEVDNTVTLIILGVVGGVIGLLICILLLKKFIAFVIKKTQEKKKECLMSSSGNDNTENGLPGSKAEEKAPTKV; encoded by the exons ATGAACAACATTTCCATTCTGCTGAGGAACCTAGAATTCAGCGACACGGGCAAATACACCTGTCATGTGAGGAACCccaaggagaaaaatattcatcACCAGGCCACCATCACCCTCCAAGTCGTCGATAAAC TGGAAGAAGTGGACAACACGGTGACCCTCATCATCTTGGGCGTCGTGGGCGGGGTCATCGGGCTCCTCATCTGCATTCTGTTGCTCAAGAAGTTCATCGCCTTCGTCATCAAGAAGACTCAGGAGAAAAA gaaAGAGTGCCTCATGAGTTCCTCAGGGAATGATAACACAGAGAATGGGTTACCTGGCTCTAAGGCGGAAGAGAAAGCACCAACCAAAGTGTGA
- the TMPRSS4 gene encoding transmembrane protease serine 4 isoform X3, with product MDQCLPLQLKVILDKYYFLCGQPLHFISRKQVCDGQQDCASGEDEQLCVKNFPDGSPVTVRLSRDRSTLQVLDPATRSWVSACFDNFTEALAKIACGQMGYDSKPAFKAVRIGPDQDLDVVGITENSQELQVRNLSGPCLSGSLVSLHCLACGESLKSPRVVGGEAASVDSWPWQVSIQYNKQHICGGSILDPHWILTAAHCFRKHLDVPNWKVRAGSDKLGNFPSLPVADIFVIELNTTYPKEKDIALVKLQSPLTFSGTVRPICLPFFDEELPPATPLWVIGWGFTEQDGGKMSDTLLQASVQLIDHARCNAEDAYQGEVTEKMLCAGILEGGVDTCQGDSGGPLMYHSDLWQVVGIVSWGHGCGGPSTPGVYTKVTSYLDWIYSVRKSTL from the exons atggatcAGTGTCTTCCCTTACAAC TCAAGGTGATTCTGGACAAATACTACTTCCTGTGCGGGCAGCCTCTCCACTTCATCTCAAGGAAGCAGGTGTGTGACGGCCAGCAGGACTGTGCCTCAGGGGAGGATGAGCAGCTCTGTGTCAAGAACTTCCCCGATGGGTCCCCGGTGACAG TCCGCCTCTCCAGGGACCGATCCACTCTGCAGGTGCTAGACCCGGCCACAAGAAGCTGGGTCTCTGCCTGTTTCGACAACTTCACAGAAGCTCTGGCCAAGATAGCCTGTGGGCAGATGGGCTATGACAG CAAACCCGCCTTCAAAGCTGTGAGGATTGGCCCAGACCAAGATCTGGATGTTGTTGGAATCACAGAGAACAGCCAGGAGCTTCAGGTGCGAAACCTAAGTGG GCCCTGTCTCTCAGGCTCCCTGGTCTCCTTGCACTGTCTTG cctgCGGGGAGAGCCTGAAGTCCCCTCGGGTGGTGGGCGGGGAGGCGGCCTCTGTGGATTCTTGGCCTTGGCAGGTCAGCATCCAGTACAACAAACAACACATCTGTGGAGGGAGCATCCTGGACCCCCACTGGATCCTCACCGCAGCCCACTGCTTCAG GAAGCATCTCGATGTACCCAACTGGAAGGTGAGGGCTGGCTCAGACAAACTGGGCAACTTCCCATCCCTGCCTGTGGCCGACATCTTCGTCATTGAGCTCAACACCACGTACCCCAAAGAGAAGGACATTGCCCTCGTGAAGCTGCAGTCCCCGCTCACGTTCTCTG GCACAGTCAGGCCCATCTGCCTGCCCTTCTTTGATGAGGAGCTCCCTCCAGCCACCCCACTCTGGGTCATTGGATGGGGCTTTACGGAGCAGGATGGAG GAAAGATGTCTGACACGTTGCTGCAGGCCTCAGTGCAGCTAATCGACCACGCTCGGTGCAACGCAGAGGACGCCTACCAGGGGGAGGTGACCGAGAAGATGCTGTGCGCAGGCATTCTGGAGGGCGGCGTGGACACCTGCCAG GGTGACAGCGGTGGGCCCCTGATGTATCACTCTGACCTGTGGCAAGTGGTGGGCATCGTGAGCTGGGGCCATGGCTGTGGGGGTCCAAGTACCCCGGGAGTATACACCAAGGTCACAAGCTATCTCGACTGGATCTACAGCGTCCGGAAG TCTACACTATGA